One Ranitomeya variabilis isolate aRanVar5 chromosome 5, aRanVar5.hap1, whole genome shotgun sequence DNA window includes the following coding sequences:
- the LOC143777102 gene encoding uncharacterized protein LOC143777102: protein MSCSEASTSSYLRTSRECDNDVGALPDLVTISDEGTLNFRPGCNQAAQDLVNSILSPRTWEKYLASWKSWMQFKKAARQRGWCRAEKIMVDFFEQLISNGYTRGKVVGTLAGISFCLQIMEKKDVTKQFLIQQMLTSWRSKEMEDNVETESNGDYGELLTPEMLASVLYATKKVCFDNNESRLFSAAFTLAFYGSFDMEELVARTKDEDGSGLAFKDVIVERNSIYCKTQKVRSNKSQWVEVKKRDDKFLCPLNRMKKFLEVRPEGGRNFFIHENGTLLTQFQFSRVLSFALEEAGLDSRRFGPHSLCHKT from the coding sequence ATGTCCTGCTCGGAAGCCTCTACCTCTAGTTACCTCCGGACGTCCCGGGAATGTGACAACGACGTTGGGGCGCTTCCAGACCTCGTTACCATATCTGATGAGGGAACGTTGAACTTCAGGCCGGGATGTAACCAGGCTGCCCAAGATCTGGTCAACTCCATACTTTCCCCACGGACCTGGGAGAAGTATCTGGCCTCCTGGAAATCCTGGATGCAGTTCAAGAAAGCAGCTCGTCAAAGAGGTTGGTGCCGGGCGGAGAAAATTATGGTGGATTTCTTTGAACAACTAATATCCAACGGGTACACTCGGGGCAAAGTGGTGGGCACCCTGGCCGGGATCTCGTTTTGCTTGCAGATCATGGAAAAGAAAGACGTCACCAAGCAGTTTCTGATCCAGCAGATGCTGACGAGCTGGagaagcaaggagatggaggacaaCGTGGAGACGGAGAGCAATGGCGACTACGGTGAGCTCCTGACCCCCGAGATGCTCGCCTCCGTGCTCTACGCCACCAAGAAGGTTTGCTTCGACAACAACGAGAGCCGGCTGTTTTCCGCAGCCTTCACCTTGGCATTTTACGGGTCCTTTGACATGGAGGAACTGGTGGCCAGAACCAAAGATGAAGACGGCTCGGGACTGGCGTTCAAAGATGTCATCGTGGAGCGCAACTCTATATATTGCAAGACGCAGAAAGTCCGATCCAACAAAAGCCAATGGGTGGAGGTGAAGAAGCGGGACGACAAGTTCTTATGTCCTCTCAACAGAATGAAGAAATTCCTGGAGGTCAGGCCCGAGGGGGGCAGAAACTTTTTCATCCATGAGAATGGGACGCTGCTGACCCAGTTCCAGTTCAGCAGGGTGCTGTCTTTCGCCTTGGAGGAGGCAGGTCTCGATTCTAGAAGGTTCGGGCCTCATTCCCTCTGTCACAAGACATGA